The genomic segment CGGTATCGGCGAGCCAGTCCCGCAGCGCAACCTGGGTTCGGTCGGCGGCCTCCGGGTAGCGCCATCGCTCCTCGGCCAGAGTGACGCCCCGGTATCGGACTGCCGGGAGATGGTTCAAGATCGCCTCGGCCTCGCCCCAGGACCAGAACGGCAGCCGGATCCCGGCATCGGAGATTTCCCGCAGTAGCCGGATGGCTTTGGCAGAAGCGCGGGTCGTGGCCATGTTGAGCTGGCGCACGCTCGCCGGTGTGCCGTCGGCCAGGACCGTCCGAACGCGCCCGTCCGCATGACCGAGGTAGACGTCGGCAAGGGTGAGGACCGGGCCGCTCGGGAGGTGCGGACGCGCATTGACCGCGAGTGTCACCGAGTACAACGGCGCGGTCGCGGCGACCTCGTTGATGGAGTCGGTGCCTGCGATGTAGTCGACTCCGCACAGGATTCCCCGGCCGCCGGTGTTGTTGGACCACCAGGCGGTGTCGACATCGACGCAGCGCTGCGCGTGTTCCCGCACCCGGGGAATGACGGCGGTGAAGCGTCCGGCAGCGGATCCGCCCGGGAAGCCGATTCCGTTGATCGTTGCCCGCAGACCCGCCGGCTCGCGGTGGAGTCCAAGGATGAGATCGAAGCTGCCGGGCATGCCTTCGGGCGCCGGGAAGCTCGCCAGGTCGGTGTCGGTGAGCTCCACGACGCCGGACGCCGCCCGTCGCAAAAGGCGGGCGATCAGGTCTCGACGCCGGTCGGCAGCGGGGTCGTCGTCCGCGGCGCGGGCGGGAGGGGCGACAGTCTCGTAGGTCCTCGGGTAGCCGATCCCGAGTTCCTCGTCGACCGCGGTCAGGAACGGCACCCGCGTATTGCCGTATCGCTCCAGGAAAGCGGCGCTGAACTCATCGAGCGCGGGGGTGGCCGGCAAGTGCGCCATCGTCGCGGCCAGGGACGTCATGGCATCGCAGGCCGCGTCGACGACCGACTCGGACACCTTCCCCGACGCATCGAGTTCCACATCGACGTGGACATCGCGCTGGGTGTCCTCTGCTGAACACAGCTGCAGCAGCGAGTCGAGGCTGCCGTCGCCGACCGGGTCAGACGCTTCGGCATACCGCGCGAGGGCAGCCCGCATCTCGGCGGCGCCGGGCACGCGCGCCAAGGGGTCGGCATCGAATGCAGAGTGCTCCGCCTCGCACAACAGCACCTCGGCCTGCAGCAAGTCGTCAACGAGCTTCTGGACTTTCAGCGAGCCGGCGGCGGGATAGGCCACGGCGACCCGCCGCTCGATGTCTAGCCGTGCCGCGGTTCCGGTAGCGGCGTCGATGGCCAGCCGGGCCGGCCCGGTCGCCCTGATCGAGGCGAGGGTGTGGGTCTCGTCGATGCCACGCATGACGGTCACGACCAGCCGGTCGGCTCTTTCGATCAGCGCCGGGTTGGGGTGCAGCCGCGCCTGAGGCATCGCCCGCATCTCTTCCACGAGCCGCCTGGTCACCGCGCCCGCTGCCCTGACGTGGCGGATGTGTGACTTCCCGAGCATCGGTTCCCCGTCGCCGACCGGCAGCACCGCCACGCCCGCGAACATGCCGAACGGTGTACACCTGGTGCTGAGTCGCAGCGCGTACTTCAGCAGGCTCTTGTGCAGGCGCTTGCGCTTCTTCTCCGGTGTGCCCGTACCCGGCGACGACAGCAGCTTGTCAACCTCGGCCGCCAGCACCGGGCTGGCAAGCAGCACCGCCTCCCGGATGATGTCACCCGACCAAAGCCGGGCGATGGCATCGCGGTCACCCCACTCACCAGGGTCATCGGGATATTCGGCGACCGTCCCTAGCGAACACCGGATGATCACGCTGTCGCTGAGTGAACGCATGTACGAGGGCGGATTCTGGCGAGGGTGATCGGTCATTAAAGTTTCATCCGTGAACGAGCGCGATCACGAAAGCCGATACAGTCGACCGGACATATTCGCCAGCCGGGCGTATGGCCGGAATAAGCAATAATCACGTAGTGTGGCAATGTTGACCAATGTTTAATCTGCCAACTCTTCAACATAGTCAGGTACTACCTGTCATCAGCGCAGCGGGCATATCCGAAACCCGCTCCTTAACTGTTGAGGTTTGCTACCTGGAAATGGCAACCGGCATCACTGCCGGTCGGATCGGGGGCCCTGTAGTCCATCGATTCTCGGGCCGGGCGCTGACTCAGATCTGAGGGAACTCCTGAATAAGAGCAAAAGGTTGAACACGACGAGTACCGCGTTGATGTAGCTTCCGGGCCGGTGCATTAAAGGAATTAGCAGAATGATCACGCAGTTGATTCCCAGCGCAATTTTAGGCCACGTTCTTGCGCCTGTTCCACGGCGGCTTAAAACTATAATAGAAATAGCTAGCAGAATGACATATAAGAGCGATGCTACGATCCACCAGTACTCAAACCACCAATCTTTGAGCATGGTTACGATCTACCCTGAATCATCGCGGTGCGCATTGACGGACCCCATTACTTGCAATGCTTCCCATTAGATCCTCCCGGTTGCGTCCACCACGTTTTTGTCTGCGTGACTTGAACGACCGTCATCGTGACTGCGGTAACCCCGGCTACGCACTCATAACCTGATGCGGGGGCGGGAGCCGTAAGGCCCGCCGGGCGAATATACTGCGTGTCTAGATCGAACTCGTCGGGGCCTGCAGCGGGAACGTTCAAGGCGCCGGCCGCGCTGGACAGCTGTGCCGACGCCTGTGTTTCTGCATTCAGCAGTGCGGTGGCGCGCTGATAAATAACCGTGGCCAACTCGTCGGCCTCAGCTTGCCGGGCGGCCCGCTCCACCGGATCGGTGTAGTAGTACCTGTCGGTGACCGAAAGGTCCTCTTCCACAGTGAATTCCGCGTTCTGGGCATCTTCGACCGCATACAGAGCCTGTCGCTTAGCCGCGGCAATGTTGCCGGCACTGGTACGCGCAACCTGGGCCACACTCCGTAGTGTGTCGGCTTTGGCGCTCACCGTGGCCAGGTCGCCTCCCGTTCGGGTGCGCAAAGCGTCACCGCCCTGGCCTTCCCACTCCAGCGCATGCGATTGATTGTTGACTTGGGTGAAGGTGTCTTGCCACCGGTTGGCAGTGTTCGTCCAGTAGGTGGCGGCGTTGATCAAATGGTCAGTGTCCCAGTTCTGCAGCTGCGACAGCGTCAAAACCATCGTCACGCAATCTGTACCGATGGCGCCACGCCTGCGATCTGGGCTTGCCCGGTCGCATCTTCATTGGCGTAGCCAGCGGCCGCTGAAATGACCCTAGCCGCGGTGTCTTGGATGCGAGCCGCGCACGCGGCCGTAGCCGCCGCGATCGCCGCGTCGATCGCGCTAATCGCCGCAGCGGTGGGTTGAAATTGCTGCCCCGGTGACGGTGGCGTGACGGTCAACCCTGCACTCAATGCCTGCCATTGGTTTGCCCCCCGAACAAGCTGGTCGGAAGGCACTTTTAGCTGATCTGCCCCCATGTTGGGAAGCATACGGCGGGTCGGAGCGAGGCGGTAGTCACTGGCTTAACCAGCTTGCCAGATCGCCGCCGCGATGCCCGACTCATTGACGATCAACGCCCGGTTGTCCCGCAAGGATCAATGGGAGCGCGACGAGAAGGCGCGTCGACAGGCATGTGCGCGCGACAGAGCTAGTAACGACGTGACGTAGACGCCGCCCAGCCGCTTGCCGACCCGGTTGGCCCTACTCCCTTCGGGGGCCTTCCGGGTCGATTGCCCGCCACTGATAAGCGCCGAGCGCCCAAAACGAGCCGCTTTGTTGTCAGCGGACTACGTGGTGGCTATTGCCAGCAACGCCTCAGCGAGGGCCTGCGGTCTTGAAAGAAACGGCGAATGACTACCAGGAAGCTCGACTAGTTTGGCGCCTAGCCTGTCTCGCGCGACCAGCTTTGCCCACTCGCCGCCGAGGAGGCGATCTTCGCTGCAGATGATGGAAGTACAACTCACAGTGGGAAACTCAGGCAGTGAGAAGGGCAACGTTGTCGCGTAGGCCGATTGTGGGCGAAGGCGCTTGATAGCGGCCTCCACACTCGATTCGTCGCAATCCGCGTACATCAACGCCCGAGCAGCTTCAAGGTCGCTCCAAACCATCCGCGATTGCTTATCGGACTCCAGCGCGCCATAACACTCCGGCAAGAGCATCACAGGCTCGTCAACGAGTTGGTCCATGAAGCTTCGCCCGACGTCCGGAATATAGGCGCATAAGTAGACCAGATGTCGGACAGGGCGGCGAGCCGCGACGAGCGGAATAATGTGCCCACCATACGAGTGCCCGACGAGCACCAAATCGCCACCACAGTCGTCGATGGCAGCACATACAAGATCGGCGTAAGTGTCGAAGCTCGCCGAATTGTCATCTATAGGCAAGTCCATGGCAACCACGTCTTGACCAGCCTGCTGCAGGAGTCGAGTCAGCCGTTCCCAACACCACGCGCCATGCCATGCCCCGTGTATCAAGGCAAAAGTCGTCACGCGCTGAGCATAGGGTCGGCGTCCCTTCCGGCAAGCGAATCGTCTAGGTTATCGGCGGACTACCGACCCCATTGGCCCCTACCTTCGGGGCCTTCCCGGTCGGCCTCGGCCGAGTTAGCTACGGCGGTAGGTAGCCCGCCCGCGCGCCGGGGTGACGCCGGGGCGAACGGCCTCTAGAACGAGTGTTCGGACAGCTGCAATGCCCGGTACCAGGCGATATGGTGGTGCCCTCGGTGAGATTCGAACTCACACTGGACGGGTTTTGAATCCGTTTCCTCTGCCAGTTGGGATACGAGGGCGTGTCCGGCGTATTAACTTAAGCGGCCTCCCACCATAGAGGATCGGTGCGGTCGTCCGCTCTCACCGCCCCCGATGTCGCTGGTCGTCGCGATCCACGAGACAATGTCCGTCATGACAGGCCCCACGACCGACACCGACGCCGCTGTGCCGCGCCGGGTCCTGATCGCGGAAGACGAAGCGCTGATCCGCATGGACTTGGCCGAGATGCTGCGAGAGGAGGGCTACGACATCGTCGGCGAGGCCGGCGACGGCCAGGAAGCCGTCGAGTTGGCCGAGCTGCATAAGCCCGACCTCGTGATCATGGACGTGAAGATGCCGCGTCGGGACGGCATCGACGCCGCGTCCGAGATAGCCAGCAAACGTATCGCGCCGATCGTGGTGCTGACCGCGTTCAGCCAGCGCGATCTCGTCGAACGGGCGCGCGATGCCGGGGCGATGGCATACCTGGTGAAGCCGTTCACGATCAGCGATCTGATCCCGGCCATCGAGCTCGCCGTCAGTCGCTTCAGCGAGATCACCGAGCTGGAACGCGAAGTGGCGACGCTGTCCGACCGGCTGGAGACCCGCAAGGTCGTCGAACGCGCCAAGGGCCTGCTGCAGTCCAAGCAGGGCATGACCGAGCCCGAGGCGTTCAAGTGGATTCAGCGTGCCGCCATGGATCGCCGGACCACGATGAAGCGGGTGGCCGAAGTCGTGCTGGAAACTCTTAGCGGCGAATCCGACGAGGAGTCCGGCTAACCATCGAGTGTGCGGGACGGCGATGAGTGCGGGATCAGGGCGACGACATGCCGGGGCGGGCCGCCGTGAGCGCACACTCGACGCGCGCAGCAGCTGAGAGCCCTAGCGGGCGACGATTACCGACGAGCCGTGGCCGAACAGGCCCTGGTTCGCGGTGACGCCGACCGTGGCGTTCTCCACCTGCCGGCCGGTGGCCTGACCACGCAGCTGCCAGGTCAGCTCGCAGACCTGAGCGATCGCCTGGGCCGGGATGGCCTCACCGAAGCACGCCAGACCGCCGGACGGGTTGACCGGAACCTTGCCACCGATGGCGGTCGCGCCGCTGCGCAGCAGCTGCTCGGCCTCACCCTTGGGGCACAATCCCAGGTGCTCGTACCAGTCGAGCTCGAGCGCGGTCGACAGGTCGTAGACCTCGGCCAGGCTCACGTCCTCGGGCCCGATACCCGCTTCGGCGTAGGCCGCGTCGAGGATCTGGTCCTTGAACACCCGCTCCGGCCCCGGCACCACCGCGGTGGAATCCGTTGCGATGTCCGGCAATTCGGGCAGGTGCTGCGGGTACTGCGGCGTCACCGTGCTAACCGCACGCACCGAGGGCACGCCGTCGAGCGAGCCGAGGTGCTTGCGGGCGAAGTCGGCGCTGGCCACGATCAGTGCCGCGGCGCCGTCGGAGGTGGCGCAGATGTCGAGCTGGCGCAGCGGGTCCGAGACCACCGGGCTGGCCAGCACGTCCTCGACCGAAGATTCCTTGCGGTAGCGGGCATTCGGGTTCTGCAGGCCGTGCTGGGAGTTCTTGACCTTCACCTGAGCGAAGTCCTCCGAGGTCGCCCCGTACAGGTCCATCCGCCGGCGCGCGAGCAGCGCGAAGTACACCGGGTTCATCGCGCCGATCA from the Mycobacterium lentiflavum genome contains:
- a CDS encoding lantibiotic dehydratase codes for the protein MTDHPRQNPPSYMRSLSDSVIIRCSLGTVAEYPDDPGEWGDRDAIARLWSGDIIREAVLLASPVLAAEVDKLLSSPGTGTPEKKRKRLHKSLLKYALRLSTRCTPFGMFAGVAVLPVGDGEPMLGKSHIRHVRAAGAVTRRLVEEMRAMPQARLHPNPALIERADRLVVTVMRGIDETHTLASIRATGPARLAIDAATGTAARLDIERRVAVAYPAAGSLKVQKLVDDLLQAEVLLCEAEHSAFDADPLARVPGAAEMRAALARYAEASDPVGDGSLDSLLQLCSAEDTQRDVHVDVELDASGKVSESVVDAACDAMTSLAATMAHLPATPALDEFSAAFLERYGNTRVPFLTAVDEELGIGYPRTYETVAPPARAADDDPAADRRRDLIARLLRRAASGVVELTDTDLASFPAPEGMPGSFDLILGLHREPAGLRATINGIGFPGGSAAGRFTAVIPRVREHAQRCVDVDTAWWSNNTGGRGILCGVDYIAGTDSINEVAATAPLYSVTLAVNARPHLPSGPVLTLADVYLGHADGRVRTVLADGTPASVRQLNMATTRASAKAIRLLREISDAGIRLPFWSWGEAEAILNHLPAVRYRGVTLAEERWRYPEAADRTQVALRDWLADTGVSRYIRIGPHDNQLHLDTKHPAHLELLLDEISAGNRWLFRAPGPDQMGVVRDDRAAAHPAEVVVTVVAPGTSRVEPDLTNYPLHDPADDEHRLLAPGGEWTAFTISAARGSHDRTLLAFADAFPELAGAWYFVRYRENDRDQLRMRVQRPIVELSDVLAWMAEARLAGRIGDYTIPVYHRELERYGGTRSFPCYERLFCLETAQIVAMLPIVDPNSPTPAISAPLIRPGVEAAAGVLTQWLDGLDPSRAHAGEVIDVAVENYSRELGTAVHKIKTGLRKQHPRIKADNDLGAVLRAFWADPAQRDAVMTPDVLQSASHLLCVRLGLQRHEEFAAIWMVKTERNRRERSTTQP
- a CDS encoding alpha/beta fold hydrolase — protein: MTTFALIHGAWHGAWCWERLTRLLQQAGQDVVAMDLPIDDNSASFDTYADLVCAAIDDCGGDLVLVGHSYGGHIIPLVAARRPVRHLVYLCAYIPDVGRSFMDQLVDEPVMLLPECYGALESDKQSRMVWSDLEAARALMYADCDESSVEAAIKRLRPQSAYATTLPFSLPEFPTVSCTSIICSEDRLLGGEWAKLVARDRLGAKLVELPGSHSPFLSRPQALAEALLAIATT
- a CDS encoding ANTAR domain-containing response regulator — translated: MTGPTTDTDAAVPRRVLIAEDEALIRMDLAEMLREEGYDIVGEAGDGQEAVELAELHKPDLVIMDVKMPRRDGIDAASEIASKRIAPIVVLTAFSQRDLVERARDAGAMAYLVKPFTISDLIPAIELAVSRFSEITELEREVATLSDRLETRKVVERAKGLLQSKQGMTEPEAFKWIQRAAMDRRTTMKRVAEVVLETLSGESDEESG
- a CDS encoding lipid-transfer protein codes for the protein MTAPEPLYILGAGMHPWGKWGRDFTEYGVVAARAALAEAGLDWQQIQLVAGADTIRNGYPGFIAGSTFAQKLGWNGVPVSSSYAACASGSQALQSARAHILAGFCDVALVIGADTTPKGAFAPVGGERKNDPDWQRFHLIGAMNPVYFALLARRRMDLYGATSEDFAQVKVKNSQHGLQNPNARYRKESSVEDVLASPVVSDPLRQLDICATSDGAAALIVASADFARKHLGSLDGVPSVRAVSTVTPQYPQHLPELPDIATDSTAVVPGPERVFKDQILDAAYAEAGIGPEDVSLAEVYDLSTALELDWYEHLGLCPKGEAEQLLRSGATAIGGKVPVNPSGGLACFGEAIPAQAIAQVCELTWQLRGQATGRQVENATVGVTANQGLFGHGSSVIVAR